A window from Malania oleifera isolate guangnan ecotype guangnan chromosome 7, ASM2987363v1, whole genome shotgun sequence encodes these proteins:
- the LOC131160864 gene encoding secreted RxLR effector protein 161-like: MSTSLTSRFWLCIARCSKTDDEVRDMSKTPYASAVACLMYAIVCTRPSLAQPVSMSDPSMASYVDANYIGDLYNRKSTIGYVFTLFEGLICWRFMVQSLVALSTAGSEHMTVVEASKEALWLT, encoded by the exons ATGAGTACATCGTTAACGAGTCGTTTTTGGTTGTGTATCGCCCGGTGCTCAAAGACGGATGATGAGGTTCGTGATATGTCGAAGAccccctatgctagtgcagtggcgTGTTTGATGTATGCCATTGTATGTACAAGGCCGAGCCTGGCACAACCAGTCAGCATG AGTGATCCATCAATGGCAAGTTATGTGGATGCTAACTACATAGGGGACTTGTATAACAGGAAGTCTACCATAGGGTACGTATTCACCCTTTTCGAAGGACTTATTTGTTGGAGGTTTATGGTGCAGTCGCTCGTTGCTTTATCTACTGCTGGATCAGAGCATATGACAGTGGTTGAGGCttccaaggaagcattgtggcttacatGA